Proteins co-encoded in one Sphingopyxis sp. BE259 genomic window:
- a CDS encoding tetratricopeptide repeat protein, with protein MNETNGMRADANRGMTGTNRAILIAACVLLAAAIGYAIWRDSAPATADPIARSGTAPSDQLAALEARTQSEPNSAEAWTALGAARFDLSDFAGAAAAYEKATALSPESAGLWSALGEARVMGSDSDPMPTAALSAFDKAIALDAKDPRARYFLAVKKDIGGDHRGAIDDWFALLADTPQGAPWEADLRRTIEQVGAIHKIDVASRLASTQARPLTADEMPVAARAIPGPSRSDMEAASQLPKGQQDQMIKGMVDGLEAKLKANPADVDRWIMLMRSRMTLGESAKAAQALKDGIAANPAAARRLKAQAQLLGVPGA; from the coding sequence ATGAACGAGACCAACGGCATGAGGGCGGACGCCAACCGGGGCATGACCGGCACCAACCGGGCGATATTGATTGCCGCCTGCGTGCTGCTCGCGGCGGCGATCGGCTATGCGATCTGGCGCGACTCAGCCCCAGCGACCGCCGATCCGATCGCACGGAGCGGCACTGCGCCGTCCGACCAACTCGCCGCCCTCGAAGCCCGCACCCAAAGCGAGCCGAACAGCGCCGAGGCGTGGACGGCGCTCGGCGCGGCGCGATTCGACCTCAGCGATTTTGCCGGGGCCGCGGCGGCGTATGAAAAAGCGACGGCGCTGTCGCCCGAGTCGGCGGGGCTATGGTCGGCGCTGGGTGAGGCGCGGGTGATGGGCAGCGACAGCGACCCGATGCCCACCGCCGCCCTGTCCGCGTTCGACAAGGCGATCGCGCTCGATGCCAAGGATCCGCGAGCGCGCTATTTCCTGGCGGTCAAAAAAGATATTGGCGGCGACCATCGCGGCGCGATCGACGACTGGTTCGCGCTGCTCGCCGACACGCCGCAGGGCGCGCCGTGGGAGGCGGACCTGCGCCGCACGATCGAGCAAGTTGGCGCGATCCACAAGATCGACGTCGCCAGCCGCCTCGCCAGCACCCAGGCGCGCCCGCTGACCGCCGACGAAATGCCGGTCGCGGCGCGCGCGATCCCGGGACCGAGCCGGTCGGATATGGAAGCAGCATCGCAATTGCCCAAGGGGCAGCAGGATCAGATGATCAAGGGCATGGTCGATGGGCTGGAGGCGAAGCTGAAGGCCAATCCCGCCGACGTCGACCGCTGGATCATGCTGATGCGTAGCCGGATGACGCTGGGCGAATCAGCAAAGGCCGCACAGGCGCTGAAGGACGGGATTGCCGCCAATCCGGCCGCCGCGAGGCGATTGAAGGCACAAGCGCAGCTTCTGGGTGTTCCGGGGGCTTGA